The following coding sequences are from one Lolium rigidum isolate FL_2022 chromosome 6, APGP_CSIRO_Lrig_0.1, whole genome shotgun sequence window:
- the LOC124666403 gene encoding ADP-ribosylation factor 1-like isoform X2, translating into MGLSFGKLFSRLFAKKEMRILMVGLDAAGKTTILYKLKLGEIVTTIPTIGFNVETVEYKNISFTVWDVGGQDKIRPLWRHYFQNTQGLIFVVDSNDRERVVEARDELHRMLNEDELRDAVLLVFANKQDLPNAMNAAEITDKLGLHSLRQRHWYIQSTCATSGEGLYEGLDWLSNNIANKA; encoded by the exons ATGGGGCTCTCGTTCGGCAAGCTGTTCAGCCGCCTCTTCGCCAAGAAGGAGATGAGGATTCTCATGGTTGGTCTCGATGCCGCTGGTAAGACCACCATCCTCTACAAGCTCAAGCTCGGAGAGATCGTCACCACCATCCCGACCATCG GATTTAACGTTGAGACTGTCGAATACAAGAACATCAGCTTCACTGTTTGGGATGTGGGGGGCCAAGACAAG ATCAGGCCCCTGTGGAGGCACTACTTCCAGAATACGCAGGGACTCATCTTTGTCGTTGACAGCAATGACAGGGAGCGTGTTGTTGAGGCCAGAGACGAGCTCCACAGGATGCTCAATGAG GATGAGCTGCGTGATGCTGTGTTGCTTGTATTTGCAAACAAACAAGATCTTCCTAATGCCATGAATGCTGCTGAAATCACTGACAAGCTTGGTCTGCACTCCCTTCGCCAGCGGCACTG GTACATTCAGAGCACTTGTGCTACATCTGGCGAAGGATTGTATGAGGGACTTGACTGGCTCTCCAACAACATCGCCAACAAG GCTTGA
- the LOC124666403 gene encoding ADP-ribosylation factor 1-like isoform X1 — protein sequence MGLSFGKLFSRLFAKKEMRILMVGLDAAGKTTILYKLKLGEIVTTIPTIGFNVETVEYKNISFTVWDVGGQDKIRPLWRHYFQNTQGLIFVVDSNDRERVVEARDELHRMLNEDELRDAVLLVFANKQDLPNAMNAAEITDKLGLHSLRQRHWYIQSTCATSGEGLYEGLDWLSNNIANKVR from the exons ATGGGGCTCTCGTTCGGCAAGCTGTTCAGCCGCCTCTTCGCCAAGAAGGAGATGAGGATTCTCATGGTTGGTCTCGATGCCGCTGGTAAGACCACCATCCTCTACAAGCTCAAGCTCGGAGAGATCGTCACCACCATCCCGACCATCG GATTTAACGTTGAGACTGTCGAATACAAGAACATCAGCTTCACTGTTTGGGATGTGGGGGGCCAAGACAAG ATCAGGCCCCTGTGGAGGCACTACTTCCAGAATACGCAGGGACTCATCTTTGTCGTTGACAGCAATGACAGGGAGCGTGTTGTTGAGGCCAGAGACGAGCTCCACAGGATGCTCAATGAG GATGAGCTGCGTGATGCTGTGTTGCTTGTATTTGCAAACAAACAAGATCTTCCTAATGCCATGAATGCTGCTGAAATCACTGACAAGCTTGGTCTGCACTCCCTTCGCCAGCGGCACTG GTACATTCAGAGCACTTGTGCTACATCTGGCGAAGGATTGTATGAGGGACTTGACTGGCTCTCCAACAACATCGCCAACAAGGTACGTTAA
- the LOC124666401 gene encoding vacuolar protein sorting-associated protein 36-like, whose product MSVAAADWLPSATVTASGRPVLSAGEIERHLLPLADLEPEENPRLAPLRGCLLALTSHRLIFLHEPSLSARALPLASIVHPYPPHRKNSHNPLRSIFSSSSSSSHHPRIRLQISLPPSRSEVVAVVVTCKADVDVFYGRLVEAIRARAWEAAAAAVPASGGASVAEGAPAREDLAIRMPVVGVSGILRKEQETWESAGQNLQDAFQDLNALMSKAKEMMELAEKMRQKLLTNQSNSGDEEMGSKQDMQDLLLSVGIVSPVTKETAGALYHQQLSRQLADFVRVPVERAGGMMALVDVYCLFNRARGTELISPEDLLQACSLWDKFDVPVMLRKFDSGVKVIQTKTHSDEEVFARISSLAQKPDALQKGISPTDAAFTLGIAPALAKEHLLNAENKGLLCRDVSSDGFRFYINLFNEIDPQNIYLTKTHGVYHTWISVATAAH is encoded by the exons ATGTCCGTCGCCGCAGCCGACTGGCTCCCGTCGGCGACCGTCACGGCGTCTGGCCGTCCGGTGCTGTCCGCCGGCGAGATCGAGCGGCATCTCCTCCCGCTCGCCGATCTCGAGCCGGAGGAGAACCCCCGCCTCGCGCCCCTCCGCGGCTGCCTCCTCGCGCTCACCTCCCACCGGCTCATCTTCCTCCACGAGCCCTCCCTCTCGGCGCGCGCCCTCCCGCTCGCGTCCATCGTCCACCCGTACCCTCCCCACCGCAAGAACAGCCACAACCCCCTCCGCTCCATcttctcctcgtcctcctcctcgtcgcatcACCCGCGCATCCGCCTCCAGATCTCCCTGCCCCCGTCGCGATCGgaggtcgtcgccgtcgtcgtcaccTGCAAGGCCGACGTGGATGTGTTCTACGGGAGGCTGGTCGAGGCCATCCGCGCGAGGGCCTgggaggcggccgccgcggcTGTTCCCGCGAGCGGCGGCGCCTCGGTGGCGGAGGGAGCCCCGGCGCGGGAGGATCTTGCGATCAGGATGCCAGTGGTTGGGGTGTCGGGGATACTGCGGAAAGAGCAGGAGACGTGGGAGAGTGCGGGGCAGAACTTGCAGGACGCCTTCCAGGATCTCAACGCCCTCATG AGCAAAGCCAAGGAAATGATGGAGTTAGCAGAGAAAATGAGGCAGAAGCTATTGACGAACCAATCAAATTCCGGTGATGAAGAGATGGGTTCTAAGCAAGACATGCAGGATTTATTGTTGAGCGTCGGCATCGTGTCTCCCGTGACAAAAGAAACTGCTGGCGCTTTGTACCATCAGCAGCTTTCACGACAG CTGGCTGACTTTGTAAGAGTGCCTGTTGAGAGAGCAGGTGGTATGATGGCACTAGTCGATGTCTACTGTCTCTTCAACCGTGCTAGGGGAACAG agttgatctcaccAGAGGATCTTTTGCAAGCTTGCTCCCTTTGGGATAAATTTGATGT CCCAGTAATGCTCCGGAAATTTGATAGTGGAGTGAAGGTGATCCAGACCAAGACGCATAGTGATGAGGAG GTATTTGCAAGAATCTCATCGCTCGCCCAAAAGCCGGATGCTCTTCAGAAGGGAATAAGCCCGACCGACGCTGCATTTACACTGGGGATTGCACCAGCTTTAGCGAAGGAGCATCTTCTTAATGCAGAAAACAAAG GTCTCCTCTGCAGGGACGTCAGTTCAGATGGATTCCGCTTCTACATCAATTTGTTTAATGAGATCGATCCCCAGAATATTTATTT GACAAAAACTCATGGAGTTTACCATACTTGGATCTCAGTGGCAACGGCAGCACATTGA
- the LOC124666402 gene encoding beta-glucosidase 5-like: MGGATAFFFLLLPLWVQDATAADLVLTRSDFPRDFVFGAGTSAYQYEGAVDEDGRSPSIWDTFTHAGKIADKSTGDVAADGYHKYMEDVMLMYETGLEAYRFSISWSRLIPNGRGAVNPKGLKFYNNLINELVNHGIQIHITLHQLDLPQILEDEYGGWLSPRIVEDFTAYANVCFREFGDRVAFWTTVDEPNIAIYSSYDTALFPPARCSDPFGITKCTVGDSSVEPYIAAHNTLMAHASVFSLYREKYQPMQKGAVGINIFSFWTYPLTNSTVDLEATQRCKHFLFGWILEPLVFGDYPEVMRKNVGSRLPPFTKDQSELIRGSLDFIGINYYYSLYVNDRPLGTGVRDYNADMSIYYRGSPTDPPVGKGAPKNVPSDPKGLQHVLEYLKEAYGNLPIYVQENGMGFADDNLYDTDRIGYLSSHMESTLNAVRNGADVRGYFAWSFMDVFEFLSGYQSKYGMYHVDFADERRPRRARLSARWYSAFLKKKAGTSTVLSRMQHQNSELDAMS; this comes from the exons ATGGGTGGTGCTactgccttcttcttcctcttgctgccCCTCTGGGTTCAGGATGCAACTGCGGCTGATCTTGTCTTAACAAGAAGTGATTTCCCACGGGACTTTGTCTTTGGAGCTGGAACCTCAGCATATCAA TATGAGGGTGCTGTTGATGAGGATGGCAGGAGCCCAAGCATTTGGGACACTTTCACTCACGCTG GCAAAATCGCAGACAAAAGCACAGGAGATGTTGCTGCAGATGGGTACCACAAATACATG GAGGATGTCATGCTCATGTACGAGACAGGCCTAGAGGCCTACAGGTTCTCCATCTCCTGGTCAAGGCTTATTCCAA ATGGACGTGGGGCTGTCAATCCTAAAGGTCTAAAGTTCTACAATAACCTTATTAATGAGCTAGTGAATCATG GAATTCAAATACACATCACACTTCACCAACTAGATCTGCCTCAAATTCTTGAAGACGAGTATGGTGGATGGCTGAGCCCTAGAATTGT CGAAGATTTCACAGCGTATGCAAATGTTTGCTTCCGCGAGTTTGGAGATAGGGTTGCATTCTGGACGACTGTGGATGAGCCAAACATCGCTATATATTCCTCTTATGATACTGCTCTGTTCCCCCCTGCCCGTTGCTCGGATCCATTTGGAATAACAAAGTGCACCGTTGGGGACTCTAGTGTCGAACCATACATAGCAGCTCATAATACCCTTATGGCGCATGCATCAGTTTTCAGTCTATACAGAGAAAAGTATCAA CCCATGCAAAAAGGAGCTGTCGGCATAAATATCTTCTCCTTCTGGACTTATCCACTAACAAATTCCACGGTGGATTTAGAAGCAACTCAGAGGTGTAAACATTTCTTGTTTGGCTG GATATTAGAGCCATTGGTGTTTGGGGACTACCCAGAAGTAATGAGGAAGAATGTTGGCTCTCGCCTTCCACCCTTCACAAAAGATCAGTCTGAACTTATCAGGGGCTCTTTAGATTTTATTGGAATAAATTACTACTATTCTCTCTATGTGAATGATCGCCCTCTAGGGACAGGTGTTCGAGACTACAATGCAGACATGTCTATTTATTACAGAG GTTCTCCGACAGACCCGCCAGTTGGTAAG GGTGCCCCAAAAAATGTTCCAAGTGATCCCAAAGGGTTGCAACATGTACTGGAGTACCTGAAAGAAGCCTATGGGAACCTTCCCATCTATGTGCAAGAGAATG GTATGGGCTTTGCCGACGACAATCTATATGACACCGATAGGATCGGTTACTTGAGCAGCCACATGGAAAGCACGCTAAACGCAGTTAG GAACGGAGCTGACGTGAGAGGCTATTTCGCCTGGTCATTCATGGATGTGTTCGAGTTCTTGAGTGGGTACCAGTCCAAGTACGGCATGTACCACGTCGACTTCGCTGACGAGAGGCGGCCACGGCGAGCCAGGCTCTCGGCTCGCTGGTACTCTGCCTTCCTGAAGAAAAAGGCTGGAACCTCTACGGTTTTGTCAAGAATGCAGCATCAGAACTCGGAGTTGGACGCCATGTCCTGA